The genome window AAAACGGCGCCTTCCTGGAAGCCTCTGCAGACGCAGCGCGTCCAGACCGAGTGGCTGCACACCTGGTTTACCCCGGACGTTCCTGGCCTCGCTGCCGTCACCGGAGCCATCAGCAGCCTGGTGGTGCTGGACTTTGACGGCGAAGCAGGCTGGGCACTGCTGCGGAAATGGGGCCTTTCCCCCAACGCCCTGAGCGGCAGCGGCAGCCCACATGTCTATTTCGAGCACCCCGGCTGGCATGTCCGCACCGTCGCCAGTGGCAGTCTGAAGAACCCCCCGTTTCCCGGCCTTGACGTGCGGGCCGACGGGGGCATGATCGTGCTCCCCCCCAGCCACCTGAGCAACGGCGCTTACCGGATGCTGGACGTTTCCCCCCAGCCTGTAGACACCCTCCCCGAAGCTGTGGCGCTCTGGGTGGGCCTGCTCCCCACACCGGCCGTCACTCTTCCGGAAGCACCACTCCCGGAAGCCGGCACGGACAACGATCTCAGAGCGCTGCTGGATGAAGCAGTCAGCCGCAGTGCACAGGGGCGCAATAACGCGGGGTACTGGCTGGCCCGTCAGCTGGCCGCACAGGGCTTGACCCGCTCAGACGCCGAGCCCTGGATACGGCGCTTTCAGGCCACGATGCCGGACACCGACAGCCAGGGCCGGCGCGATCCGTACACCCTCACGCACGCCCTGAGCAGCCTCCACAGTGCTTATGCCAGCCCAGTCCGCTCGCGCGGAGCCAGACGGACAACTCAGGGCATGTCGCTTCAACAGGTGCAGGTGGCATTGCCGCGCCTGAACGCCTCCCAGCGGGCCGAGCTGGCCCGGTTGCTGGCCGGGGCTGCCTACCGCCTCGGCGGACTGGAGATGGCTGCGGCCACACTGCGCGAGGTTGGCCTGGATCAGAGTTTCGCCACGTGGGCGCATGAGCAAGCGCAACGGAATGTCAGTCTCCCTGGTTGGCCCAGGGTCGAACGTTTTTTGAAGCAGCTGCGCTAGGCACATGCTAGACTGAATGCGTTCGGGCTTCGGCCCAGGACCCGTCACCCGACGGTTCGCGTGCGGTTGTTTCCGCACACGGGTGTTCACGCGCCCGCCCCTTTTCACTGGGGCGTGCGTGAACGCGCCCCCCTTTTCATTAGGGGGGGCGCTCGCCCCCCCGGAATGGAATCAAGATGTTCCGAGTGAATCTGTTTGGTATCCGTCAGGGCGATTACATCCGAGGTGGCCTCACGGCCTACCTGGTGGCTTTCGTGGCCGATAAGGGCCAAGCGATACCCGCCGAGATTGTGGCTCTGGCCGCCCGCAAGGGTTTCGCCATTGTTGCCGACAGGGGCCGCACGGCCCTGGTGCAGGAAGTCTCCCTGGTGGAGTACGCACTGCATAAGTACGGTGGGCAAGAAACACTCATCGCCGACATCCGAAAGGATCTTGGGAGCGACGGCCTTGTCGCTCCCGCTATGGGTTCTCCTGAAGTGGACGCCCAAGCTCCACATCCCAAAGCGAAAGCTGAAGGACAACGGAAAACCACGGGGGCCAAGTCTTCCAGGACTGCCTTGCAGGCAGAACCAAGCCTGCAAGAACCCGGATACGTCCGCGCAGACGGAGATGCGATTCCTGACGTCGTTGCTTACGACAATGGCGATGGCGGCGGCATTGACCGCGAGCCAGACTGGGGTTGGGACGGCAGTCCCGACTTTTACAACTGAAGTCTGACGACTTCCGGGTGTTCACGCACCCGCACCTCATTCACCTGGGGTGCTCGCGTGGACGTGCCCCCTTATTTGCTCAGGGGCATGCTAAACCCCTGGAAGGAAGTCCAAGATGGCCAGAATGTCCAAACTGCAGCTGATGGAAGCTGCCCTGGAGCGCACCCGCTCTTTGCCCTCCATGGGCAAAGAATGGGTGGATAGCGATATCCAGCTCCTGCAGCAGTCCGCAAGGGGGGTCAGTTTTGACCTGACCCAGCGAACGCGCGCAGACGATACTGGCGCTTATTACGAGCGCCGCCTCTTTATCGATCAAGGCGTCCTGATGGGTGACCTGAACGGTTGCCTGATCGATGAGAACTTTCGCCTGCAATACGACGACTGGACGACTGACTGACTGATTCCTCTACGGATACGGAATCTAAGCCCCCCACTCTTAGGAGGGGCTTAGATCCCCCTCCGGAACAGGAATTCAAGATGACGAAAGTTAAAAACCCGCTGACCCTCCCCGTGTCTTACGCCGAGCTGATTGCTCGGACGAAAGGTCGGGCTGAAGCCTCCTCCGCAGAGCGGATGTTCGCAGCTCTGCAAGAGCACGGCGACACCCGTGAGTGGCTGGAAAAGTGCAAGGCGAAGGCCTTCGAGAAGGGGTTCACCCGCGAGGTGCTACCCATGCCGGCTTACGGCAACCAGGCCGAGCGGATGGCCCAGGCCATCGTGCGCGACGCCATCTTCGCTGCGGCGAAGAACGTCCGCGGCGGCACCATCACGGTGCCTGGCATGGGCAAGTTCGATCTGACCGAGCGGGACATGCTGTCCCCCCAGGTGCAGTACGGCCTGGGAGGAGGCTCCATCCCACTGGAAGCGCTGAGTGCGCTGCAAGCCCTGGACGACATTAGTTTTGTTGTCGATACGGAGCAATTGCAGCAGGAAGCAAACACTCAGCCTGAAGACTGGGCGCACGGAGAGCACAAGCTTCAGAGCATTGAACTCGGCGGTACGGCGGCTTCGTCCGCCACGACCGCTGAAGAAGCACTGGCCATGTTGGACAAGGGCGACGTAGACCAGGAAGTGGTATACCAGCTCCAGTCCATGAGCCGTGAGAAGGTGGCCGAAGCTCGCCGACTGTACGACGGGTTCAAACTCCAGCCCTGGCTGGAGGATGAGGACCGTTCCTACACCCCGCTGAAGCGCAAGCCAGAAGCAATGAAGCGCGTCCAGCGTGAGATCAGTGGTTCTGTCGTCATTCGTGGCGACTGGGACTCTCTTCAGGTGCCCCGGCGTCTCAAGGCTCTGGCGTTTGACCGGCTGGTGGACCTCTTTGAGGCCGCCTTCCGCCGCAAGGTGGGTCAGCAGGGGCGGTTCACCGTGACCGCCAATACCGACGACATGGTTGGCAAGGCTGCCATCATGGCCGCC of Deinococcus proteolyticus MRP contains these proteins:
- a CDS encoding bifunctional DNA primase/polymerase produces the protein MSLLQAALGASDLGWNVLPVDHHKRPHRRLTLTGHSQTRDGKTAPSWKPLQTQRVQTEWLHTWFTPDVPGLAAVTGAISSLVVLDFDGEAGWALLRKWGLSPNALSGSGSPHVYFEHPGWHVRTVASGSLKNPPFPGLDVRADGGMIVLPPSHLSNGAYRMLDVSPQPVDTLPEAVALWVGLLPTPAVTLPEAPLPEAGTDNDLRALLDEAVSRSAQGRNNAGYWLARQLAAQGLTRSDAEPWIRRFQATMPDTDSQGRRDPYTLTHALSSLHSAYASPVRSRGARRTTQGMSLQQVQVALPRLNASQRAELARLLAGAAYRLGGLEMAAATLREVGLDQSFATWAHEQAQRNVSLPGWPRVERFLKQLR